A DNA window from Pungitius pungitius chromosome 1, fPunPun2.1, whole genome shotgun sequence contains the following coding sequences:
- the LOC119222937 gene encoding E3 ubiquitin-protein ligase TRIM21-like, which produces MTTHPVAKMSLSVPLEEQFKCCICLDIFTDPTSIPCGHNFCLECIEGFWDTKIKTKRQTECPLCKEKFKERPQLRINLVFVEIIEIYKRGQEESSDLVTPPGSRKNSLNPLCGADQVPCDVCCGDKSPSVKSCPTCLLSYCKLHLTPHERDAALQKHQLMDTATFITNHHCGEHRKPLTKFCTSDQKPICVKCSERRHKHHTIVPIEKERNRVKTSIKNRKETIKQMIRTRRSKMEQIKNSVDQSKEITERQIQGSAKFYSFLITAIEKNQARLVEELEQKHQEAERKAVELLQELQQEIRELQARGIEVKELEKSQSPVHLLQRLPSQSQLPSTREWSEVSVYSDHCMGTVTRSFSELIAVCQDLLVKLSEDEVDKLNEYAVDVTLDPETASGWLALSPDRKKVSVGSQKNNLVLDNPRRFDSCVCVLGKQSFATGRRYWVVQVGNKTDWDLGVARESINRKGAIEVRPDSGYWAICRRKGSSLSACAGPSVKLRLQETPQKVGVFLDYEEGSVSFYDAEAKTHIYTYSGCDFNEPLNPYFNPCVKNEGNVAPLIICPLEEGVH; this is translated from the exons ATGACGACCCATCCAG ttGCAAAGATGTCCCTCTCGGTTCCATTAGAGGAACAGTTCAAGTGCTGCATCTGTCTGGACATCTTCACCGACCCGACCTCCATCCCATGTGGTCATAACTTTTGCCTGGAATGCATTGAGGGATTTTGGGATACTAAGATAAAGACTAAGAGACAGACCGAGTGTCCTCTGTGCAAAGAGAAATTCAAAGAGAGACCACAACTGAGGATCAACCTGGTATTTGTTGAAATCATTGAGATCTACAAAAG GGGTCAAGAGGAGAGTTCAGACCTTGTGACGCCACCAGGAAGCAGGAAAAATTCCCTGAACCCACTTTGCGGGGCTGACCAAGTTCCCTGTGATGTTTGCTGCGGAGACAAGTCCCCATCGGTCAAGTCGTGTCCGACCTGCCTGCTGTCTTATTGCAAACTTCACCTCACGCCACACGAGAGGGATGCGGCGCTGCAGAAGCACCAGCTGATGGATACGGCCACCTTCATCACCAATCACCACTGCGGAGAACACAGGAAGCCGCTGACCAAGTTCTGCACCAGCGACCAGAAGCCTATTTGTGTGAAATGTTcggagaggagacacaaacaccacacCATAGTACCgatagagaaggagaggaacagGGTCAAG ACCTCTATAAAGAACAGGAAGGAAACCATCAAACAGATGATCCGGACCAGACGCAGTAAGATGGAACAGATCAAAAACTCTGTGGATCAAAGTAAA GAAATCACAGAGAGGCAGATCCAAGGCAGTGCTAAGTTCTACAGCTTCCTGATAACTGCCATAGAGAAGAACCAGGCCAGGCttgtggaggagctggagcagaagcATCAAGAAGCCGAGAGGAAAGCCGTGGAGCTGttgcaggagctgcagcaggaaatCAGAGAGCTCCAGGCGAGGGGCATCGaggtgaaggagctggagaaaagTCAGAGCCCGGTTCACCTCCTGCAG AGGTTGCCATCTCAAAGTCAACTCCCATCCACCAGAGAGTGGTCCGAGGTGTCGGTCTACTCTGATCACTGCATGGGGACGGTGACCAGATCCTTCTCCGAGCTCATCGCTGTCTGCCAGGATCTATTAGTCAAACTGTCTGAAGATG aagtagaTAAGCTGAATGAATATGCAG tcgatgtcaCTCTGGACCCTGAGACTGCTTCAGGTTGGCTCGCCCTTTCTCCAGACAGAAAGAAG GTGTCTGTCGGCAGCCAGAAGAATAATTTAGTCCTGGACAATCCTCGGCGGTTCGACTCCTGCGTCTGTGTTTTGGGGAAACAAAGCTTTGCTACCGGAAGGCGCTACTGGGTTGTTCAG GTCGGAAACAAAACAGACTGGGACCTCGGCGTGGCCCGGGAGTCCATCAACAGGAAGGGGGCCATCGAGGTGCGTCCCGACAGCGGTTACTGGGCCATCTGCCGGCGAAAAGGCAGCAGCCTCAGCGCCTGCGCCGGCCCCTCCGTCAAGCTCCGCCTCCAAGAAACGCCCCAGAAAGTGGGCGTGTTCCTGGACTACGAGGAAGGCTCCGTGTCCTTCTACGACGCAGAAGCAAAGACCCACATTTACACCTACAGCGGGTGTGACTTCAATGAGCCTCTCAACCCGTACTTCAACCCCTGTGTTAAAAACGAGGGAAACGTCGCCCCGTTGATCATTTGTCCTCTGGAGGAAGGAGTCCACTGA
- the LOC119222935 gene encoding E3 ubiquitin-protein ligase TRIM21-like: MTTHPVAKMSLAVPLEEQFKCCICLDIFTDPTSIPCGHNFCLECIEGFWDTKRQTECPLCKEKFKERPQLRINLVFAEIIEIYKRAQEESSDLVTPPESMKISLNPHCGADQVPCDVCCGDKSPSVKSCPTCLLSYCKLHLTPHERDAALQKHQLMDTATFITNHHCGEHRKPLTKFCTSDQKPICVKCSERRHKHHTIVPIEEERIRVKTSIKDRKETIKQMIRTRHRKMEQIKNSVDQSKEITEREIQGSAKVYSFLITAIKTNQARLVEELEQKHQEAERKATELLQELQQEIRELQAREIELVELEKSQSQVHLLQRLPSQSQLPSTREWSEVSVYSDHCMGTVTRSFSELIAVCQDLLVKLSEDEVDKLNEYAVDVTLDPETVSGWLVLSPDRKKVSVGSQKNNLVLDNPRRFDSCVCVLGKQSFATGRRYWVVQVGNKTDWDLGVARESINRKGSIMVRPDSGYWAICRRKGGSLSACAGPSIELRLQETPQKVGVFLDYEEGSVSFYDAEAKTHIYTYSGCDFNEPLNPYFNPCVKNEGNVAPLIICPLEEGVH; encoded by the exons ATGACGACCCATCCAG ttgCAAAGATGTCCCTCGCCGTTCCGTTAGAGGAGCAGTTCAAGTGCTGCATCTGTCTGGACATCTTCACTGACCCGACCTCCATCCCATGTGGTCATAACTTTTGCCTGGAATGCATTGAGGGATTTTGGGATACTAAGAGACAGACCGAGTGTCCTCTGTGCAAAGAGAAATTCAAAGAGAGACCACAACTGAGGATCAACCTGGTATTTGCTGAAATCATTGAGATCTACAAAAG GGCTCAAGAGGAGAGTTCAGACCTTGTGACGCCACCAGAAAGCATGAAAATTTCCCTAAACCCACATTGCGGGGCTGACCAAGTTCCCTGTGATGTTTGCTGCGGAGACAAGTCCCCATCGGTCAAGTCGTGTCCAACCTGCCTGCTGTCTTATTGCAAACTTCACCTCACGCCACACGAGAGGGATGCGGCGCTGCAGAAGCACCAGCTGATGGATACGGCCACCTTCATCACCAATCACCACTGCGGAGAACACAGGAAGCCGCTGACCAAGTTCTGCACCAGCGACCAGAAGCCTATTTGTGTGAAATGTTcggagaggagacacaaacaccacacCATAGTACCgatagaggaggagaggatcagGGTCAAG ACCTCTATAAAGGACAGGAAGGAAACCATCAAACAGATGATCCGGACCAGACACAGAAAGATGGAACAGATCAAAAACTCTGTGGATCAAAGCAAA GaaatcacagagagggagatcCAGGGCAGTGCTAAGGTCTACAGCTTCCTGATAACCGCCATCAAGACGAATCAGGCCAGGCttgtggaggagctggagcagaagcATCAAGAAGCCGAGAGGAAAGCCACGGAGCTGttgcaggagctgcagcaggaaatCAGAGAGCTCCAGGCGAGGGAAATCgagctggtggagctggagaaAAGTCAGAGCCAGGTTCACCTCCTGCAG AGGTTGCCATCTCAAAGTCAACTCCCATCCACCAGAGAGTGGTCCGAGGTGTCGGTCTACTCTGATCACTGCATGGGGACAGTGACCAGATCCTTCTCCGAGCTCATCGCTGTCTGCCAGGATCTATTAGTCAAACTCTCTGAAGATG aAGTAGACAAGCTGAATGAATATGCAG tcgatgtcaCTCTGGACCCTGAGACTGTTTCAGGTTGGCTCGTCCTGTCTCCAGACAGAAAGAAG GTGTCTGTCGGCAGCCAGAAGAATAATTTAGTCCTGGACAATCCTCGGCGGTTCGACTCCTGCGTCTGTGTTTTGGGGAAACAAAGCTTTGCTACCGGAAGGCGCTACTGGGTTGTTCAG GTTGGAAACAAAACAGACTGGGACCTCGGCGTGGCCCGAGAGTCCATCAACAGGAAGGGGTCCATCATGGTGCGTCCCGACAGCGGTTACTGGGCCATCTGCCGGCGAAAAGGCGGCAGCCTCAGCGCCTGCGCCGGCCCCTCCATCGAGCTCCGCCTCCAAGAAACGCCCCAGAAAGTGGGCGTGTTCCTGGACTACGAGGAAGGCTCCGTGTCCTTCTACGACGCAGAAGCAAAGACCCACATTTACACCTACAGCGGGTGTGACTTCAATGAGCCTCTCAACCCGTACTTCAACCCCTGTGTTAAAAACGAGGGAAACGTTGCCCCGTTGATCATTTGTCCTCTGGAGGAAGGAGTCCACTGA